A region of Actinobacillus porcitonsillarum DNA encodes the following proteins:
- the iscU gene encoding Fe-S cluster assembly scaffold IscU, which produces MAYSEKVIDHYENPRNVGTFDKEAADIGTGMVGAPACGDILRLQIKVNDQGIIEDARFKAYGCGSAIASSSLITEWVKGKSLEEAGAIKNSDIAEELELPPVKVHCSILAEDAIKAAIADYKEKNGK; this is translated from the coding sequence ATGGCATACAGCGAAAAAGTAATCGATCATTACGAAAATCCACGTAATGTAGGAACATTCGATAAAGAAGCAGCAGATATTGGTACAGGTATGGTTGGCGCACCTGCGTGTGGTGATATTTTACGTTTACAAATTAAAGTGAACGATCAGGGGATTATTGAAGATGCACGCTTTAAAGCATATGGTTGTGGCTCTGCAATCGCTTCAAGTTCTTTAATTACTGAATGGGTAAAAGGTAAATCTTTAGAAGAAGCCGGTGCGATTAAAAATAGCGATATTGCTGAAGAGTTAGAATTACCGCCGGTAAAAGTTCACTGTTCAATTTTAGCGGAAGATGCAATTAAAGCAGCAATTGCAGAT